The following coding sequences lie in one Polynucleobacter necessarius genomic window:
- the bioD gene encoding dethiobiotin synthase, translating to MNKPRGFFVAGTDTEVGKTLVTGALILKLREQEINAVGFKPVVAGTYTNSDGEVLNEDVETLRIASNLNSGELNICPYVLHTPAAPHLVAIQQGLSLKIAVMIEAFQNIQKLTDCVVVEGAGGLLVPINDHEDLGSFAKKINLPIILVVGMKLGCINHALLTYEAIQARNLRLAGWLANSLSEEMSLLQEENLETLKNRISAPFLECVPPLPNELRKPPNSPYSIEALNFAAQHIQPPKS from the coding sequence ATGAATAAGCCCAGGGGATTTTTTGTGGCAGGCACTGATACCGAGGTTGGTAAAACTTTGGTAACTGGTGCTCTCATTCTGAAATTACGTGAACAAGAAATCAATGCCGTTGGTTTTAAGCCTGTAGTTGCTGGCACCTATACCAATTCGGATGGAGAGGTATTGAATGAAGATGTAGAAACATTACGGATAGCATCAAACCTCAATTCCGGTGAATTGAATATCTGTCCTTATGTATTACATACACCTGCAGCACCCCATCTAGTGGCTATTCAACAAGGTTTGTCATTAAAAATAGCTGTGATGATTGAGGCCTTTCAAAACATTCAAAAGCTGACAGATTGCGTGGTGGTTGAAGGTGCCGGTGGCTTGCTCGTTCCCATAAATGATCATGAAGATTTGGGTAGTTTTGCCAAGAAAATTAATTTACCGATCATCCTAGTAGTGGGCATGAAATTGGGCTGCATTAATCATGCCCTCCTTACCTATGAAGCCATTCAGGCTCGTAATTTGAGGCTTGCGGGATGGCTAGCAAACTCCTTATCCGAAGAAATGTCTTTGCTGCAAGAAGAAAATCTTGAGACCCTAAAAAATAGAATCTCCGCGCCCTTTTTAGAATGCGTTCCACCTCTGCCCAATGAACTGCGTAAGCCGCCTAATAGCCCATATTCCATTGAAGCACTCAATTTTGCTGCACAGCACATTCAACCACCGAAGAGTTAA
- a CDS encoding M20 aminoacylase family protein: MHLIPEITDSTEAIQEIRRNIHAHPEPRFEENCTSDLVAEALSSWGITVYRGMGKTGVVGRLDGDLGPGKMIGLRADMDALPLQEHNNFAHASKNPGKMHACGHDSHTAMLLDAAQYLSNHRDFKGTVIFIFQPAEEGGAGAKEMINDGLFKDFPCDAVFGLHNWPGLAEDHFGVTPGPMMASSNAFEITIKGKGGHAALPHNSADPVLTGAQVVIALQSIITRNKRPVDAAVLSITQFHTGETSNVIPDSAFIGGTVRTFTLDVLDLIEQRLRKIAHSIANAFDCQAKISFHRSYPPLINHDNEVLFATEVMSELVGKQNVNASIDPTMGAEDFAFMLLEKPGCYVFLGNGDGDHRSVGHGMGPCHLHNPSYDFNDALIPVGVSYWVKLAQRFLEKTNLFDLIQLRVCKFGWTFFHKRSHSLFLIIGSKACMK; encoded by the coding sequence ATGCATTTAATCCCAGAAATTACTGATTCCACAGAAGCCATTCAGGAAATTCGACGCAATATTCATGCGCATCCCGAACCGCGTTTCGAAGAAAACTGCACTTCAGATCTAGTAGCAGAAGCACTTTCTAGCTGGGGTATTACTGTTTATCGCGGTATGGGTAAAACCGGTGTCGTTGGTCGCTTAGATGGTGACCTAGGCCCAGGCAAGATGATTGGCCTTCGCGCGGATATGGATGCACTGCCATTGCAAGAACACAACAACTTTGCTCATGCTTCAAAAAATCCAGGAAAAATGCATGCTTGTGGGCACGATAGTCATACCGCAATGCTATTGGATGCCGCCCAATATTTATCCAATCATCGGGACTTTAAAGGCACAGTGATTTTTATTTTCCAGCCGGCTGAAGAGGGCGGTGCAGGCGCTAAAGAGATGATTAATGATGGTCTTTTCAAAGATTTCCCATGCGACGCAGTGTTTGGATTGCATAACTGGCCGGGCTTAGCAGAAGACCATTTTGGTGTAACGCCTGGTCCAATGATGGCCTCAAGCAATGCTTTTGAAATTACCATCAAAGGTAAAGGTGGGCATGCAGCCTTACCTCACAATAGCGCCGATCCAGTATTAACCGGAGCACAAGTAGTGATTGCATTACAAAGCATCATCACGCGTAATAAACGCCCTGTAGATGCCGCCGTTTTATCTATTACTCAATTCCATACAGGCGAAACAAGCAATGTCATTCCTGATAGCGCCTTTATCGGTGGCACAGTACGGACATTCACCCTAGATGTCTTGGATTTGATTGAACAACGCCTTCGAAAAATTGCTCACAGTATTGCGAATGCTTTTGATTGTCAGGCAAAAATTTCTTTCCATAGAAGCTACCCGCCACTGATAAACCATGACAATGAAGTTCTGTTTGCCACTGAGGTCATGAGTGAATTGGTTGGCAAACAAAATGTGAATGCCTCCATCGATCCTACGATGGGCGCTGAAGACTTTGCATTTATGTTGCTAGAGAAACCGGGTTGCTATGTGTTTTTAGGTAATGGCGATGGTGATCATCGCTCGGTAGGACACGGTATGGGACCATGTCATTTACATAACCCTTCTTATGATTTCAATGATGCATTGATTCCAGTAGGTGTGAGTTATTGGGTCAAACTAGCTCAACGCTTCCTAGAAAAAACTAATCTTTTTGATTTAATTCAATTAAGAGTTTGTAAATTTGGCTGGACGTTTTTCCATAAACGCAGCCATTCCCTCTTTCTGATCATTGGTTCCAAGGCATGCATGAAATAG
- a CDS encoding murein transglycosylase A, with amino-acid sequence MIFKYKLFLTSVFLILLASLISGCSAPPTRSAGYRSSGSGASPSNYSSPIASFSAVSWQALPGWQEDDLTQAWPAWLKSCDALRKKNSEVNWRLVCAQAGNVSSRDGQSIRKYFESNFQAYEIRASSGSDTGLITGYYEPVMNGSLTRTSSYSVPLYGYPNAWRKSKPNPGPSRADLMSSGILQGSEIAWVQDPVVAAFMQIQGSGKIRLEDGRTLRLGYAGTNGQPFKSFAQWLLDRKEITRSEATMQGISQWAKRNPSQVNEMLNANPRFVFFKALPGNVAADLGPNGALGVSLTSECSIAVDLQALPLGAPVFLATTKPLSSQPLQKLVMAQDTGKAIVGGVRADYYWGSGDSAGEMAGRMKQNGRMWLLLPR; translated from the coding sequence ATGATTTTTAAATATAAATTATTCCTAACAAGTGTATTCCTTATCCTGTTAGCTAGTTTAATTAGTGGATGCTCTGCGCCACCTACTCGGAGTGCTGGTTACCGTTCAAGCGGGTCGGGCGCCTCACCATCCAACTATAGTTCCCCTATTGCAAGTTTTAGTGCGGTTTCCTGGCAAGCATTGCCGGGATGGCAGGAAGATGACCTGACTCAGGCATGGCCAGCTTGGTTAAAAAGTTGCGATGCCTTACGCAAGAAAAATAGTGAAGTAAATTGGCGGTTGGTATGCGCTCAGGCGGGTAATGTCTCTAGTCGTGATGGGCAGTCTATCCGCAAATACTTTGAGAGTAATTTTCAGGCTTATGAAATTCGTGCTAGCTCTGGAAGTGATACTGGCTTAATTACTGGTTATTACGAGCCCGTAATGAATGGGTCGCTTACTCGAACATCTTCTTATAGCGTTCCGCTATATGGTTATCCTAATGCATGGCGCAAATCGAAACCTAATCCTGGCCCAAGCCGTGCCGACCTGATGAGCTCTGGCATTTTGCAGGGGTCTGAGATTGCGTGGGTACAAGATCCTGTCGTCGCAGCGTTTATGCAAATTCAAGGCTCTGGAAAAATTCGGCTTGAAGATGGCCGCACTTTGCGTCTTGGGTATGCAGGAACTAATGGTCAACCCTTTAAATCGTTTGCACAATGGCTATTAGATCGTAAAGAAATTACTCGTAGTGAAGCGACGATGCAGGGTATATCGCAATGGGCCAAACGTAACCCTAGTCAAGTAAATGAAATGCTCAACGCTAATCCACGATTTGTTTTCTTCAAAGCGTTACCAGGAAACGTAGCGGCGGATTTAGGTCCTAATGGAGCTCTTGGTGTTTCGCTAACAAGTGAATGCAGTATTGCAGTGGATTTACAGGCTTTGCCATTAGGGGCGCCAGTATTTTTGGCCACAACTAAACCGCTGAGCAGTCAGCCTTTGCAAAAGTTAGTCATGGCACAGGATACGGGTAAGGCAATTGTAGGTGGCGTAAGAGCAGATTACTATTGGGGATCAGGAGATTCTGCTGGGGAGATGGCTGGTCGCATGAAACAAAATGGCAGAATGTGGTTACTGCTTCCACGTTAA
- the apaG gene encoding Co2+/Mg2+ efflux protein ApaG has translation MNPHEMSITVKAQYLPEQSDPDNRQFAFAYTVTIRNTGTASIQLIARHWFITDGDNDVQEVRGLGVVGQQPLLRSGEHFEYTGWATLPTPAGTMRGGYFCVTEDAQFFQAPIPEFALVMPRTLH, from the coding sequence ATGAATCCTCACGAAATGAGCATTACGGTCAAAGCCCAGTACCTTCCGGAGCAATCCGACCCCGATAATCGCCAATTTGCCTTTGCCTATACCGTCACCATCCGGAATACAGGAACTGCCAGCATTCAGCTGATTGCACGCCATTGGTTCATTACCGATGGGGATAATGATGTCCAGGAAGTGCGAGGTTTAGGGGTGGTTGGGCAGCAACCATTGCTTCGCTCGGGAGAGCATTTTGAGTACACCGGTTGGGCTACTTTGCCTACTCCTGCCGGGACGATGCGGGGGGGGTACTTCTGCGTAACTGAAGACGCTCAGTTCTTTCAGGCTCCAATCCCAGAGTTTGCTCTAGTGATGCCTCGTACTTTGCATTAA
- the rpe gene encoding ribulose-phosphate 3-epimerase, giving the protein MESQKSSTNSQFVIAPSILSADFACLGKEVQDVLQAGADWIHFDVMDNHYVPNLTIGPLVCEAIRPYANKNGKSAMIDVHLMIEPVDRIVPDFAKAGADLISFHPEASPHVNRTLNLIRDQGCQTGLVLNPATPLDHLDHTLELLDLVLLMSVNPGFGGQSFIPSTLNKIAQVRERLDRYQAETGRHIRLEVDGGIKTDNIAAVAQAGADTFVAGSAIYGQDNYAEVIAGMRTELGKSGRS; this is encoded by the coding sequence ATGGAAAGTCAAAAATCATCCACAAATAGTCAATTTGTCATTGCTCCATCTATTTTGTCTGCCGACTTCGCCTGTCTAGGCAAGGAAGTTCAGGACGTTTTACAAGCTGGGGCTGACTGGATTCACTTTGATGTGATGGATAACCACTATGTGCCCAATCTTACAATTGGCCCCTTAGTCTGTGAGGCTATTCGTCCTTATGCGAATAAAAATGGTAAGTCCGCCATGATTGACGTGCACCTGATGATTGAGCCAGTCGATCGGATTGTTCCTGATTTTGCCAAGGCGGGAGCTGATTTAATCAGCTTTCACCCTGAGGCGAGTCCTCACGTTAATCGCACATTGAATTTAATTCGTGATCAAGGCTGTCAAACGGGTTTAGTACTAAATCCAGCGACACCACTCGATCATCTAGATCACACTTTGGAATTGCTTGATTTGGTATTACTCATGTCAGTCAATCCAGGATTTGGCGGTCAATCATTTATTCCAAGCACTCTCAATAAGATTGCTCAAGTACGCGAGCGCTTAGATCGTTATCAAGCCGAGACTGGTCGGCACATTCGTCTAGAAGTAGATGGTGGCATTAAGACTGACAATATTGCAGCAGTTGCACAAGCAGGGGCTGATACTTTTGTTGCAGGTTCAGCAATATACGGACAAGATAACTACGCGGAAGTGATTGCAGGAATGCGCACTGAACTTGGAAAGTCAGGAAGATCGTAA
- the trpE gene encoding anthranilate synthase component I yields MQREEFTALAKQGFNRIPLVKEVLADLETPLSLYVKLSQAFGKKNTYLLESVLGGERFGRFSFIGLPARTIVRTVGTPNSPINEVVTDGKVVESNTDNPLDFVDAYFNRFKVALQPGIPRFCGGLAGYFGYDTVRYIESRLANHQLPDELGVPDIQLMLTEELAVIDNVAGKIYFIIYADPSTPDGFEKAQDRLKELLKCLAKPAQMPPSLPSTKTDLIRKFEAADFEQAVLKTKEYILAGDCMQVVIGQRISKPFTDSPLALYRALRSLNPSPYMYFYDFGDMQIIGSSPEILVRQEKWAAEKIVTIRPLAGTRPRGANPEEDERLAKELLADPKEIAEHVMLIDLARNDVGRIAKTGSVKVTDSMSIEKYSHVQHIVSSVEGDLLNNMSNMDVLRAIFPAGTLSGAPKIRAMEIIDEMEIVKRGVYGGAVGYLSFSGDMDVAIAIRTGVIRNGVLHSQAGAGVVADSDPTAEWKETEAKARAVLTAADLVQGGLDAPND; encoded by the coding sequence ATGCAACGTGAAGAATTTACTGCCCTAGCTAAACAGGGCTTCAATCGCATTCCTCTTGTTAAAGAAGTGCTAGCAGATCTGGAAACCCCACTATCGCTTTACGTCAAACTTAGTCAGGCATTTGGCAAGAAAAATACTTACTTATTGGAATCCGTATTAGGCGGAGAACGTTTTGGGCGCTTTTCCTTTATCGGCCTGCCAGCACGAACAATTGTGAGGACAGTAGGTACTCCTAACTCACCAATCAATGAAGTTGTCACCGATGGAAAAGTCGTAGAAAGCAATACCGATAACCCTCTCGACTTTGTAGATGCATATTTCAATCGTTTTAAAGTTGCGTTACAACCTGGCATACCACGCTTTTGTGGTGGTCTTGCAGGGTACTTTGGTTATGACACGGTTCGTTATATAGAATCACGCTTAGCCAATCATCAACTGCCAGATGAATTAGGCGTTCCAGACATTCAACTCATGTTGACGGAAGAATTGGCAGTCATTGATAACGTTGCTGGAAAAATCTACTTTATTATTTATGCAGATCCTAGTACTCCAGATGGATTTGAGAAGGCGCAAGATCGCTTAAAAGAATTACTCAAATGCCTTGCTAAACCAGCGCAAATGCCGCCCTCTTTACCGAGTACCAAGACCGATCTAATTCGTAAGTTTGAAGCGGCAGATTTTGAACAAGCAGTCCTAAAAACCAAAGAATATATTTTGGCTGGTGATTGTATGCAAGTGGTGATTGGTCAACGTATAAGTAAGCCATTTACCGATTCACCATTGGCACTCTACCGTGCATTACGCTCACTTAATCCTTCGCCCTATATGTACTTCTATGACTTTGGGGACATGCAAATCATTGGCTCATCTCCAGAGATATTAGTGCGTCAAGAAAAATGGGCTGCAGAGAAGATTGTGACGATACGCCCTCTAGCAGGCACGCGGCCCCGTGGTGCAAACCCCGAGGAAGATGAGCGTCTTGCTAAAGAGCTTTTAGCCGATCCCAAAGAGATCGCTGAGCACGTAATGCTGATTGATTTAGCGCGCAACGATGTAGGTCGAATTGCTAAAACTGGCTCAGTCAAAGTGACGGACTCCATGTCTATTGAAAAGTACTCTCATGTTCAGCATATTGTTAGCTCTGTTGAGGGCGATCTTTTAAACAATATGAGCAATATGGATGTACTTCGAGCAATATTTCCAGCGGGAACTTTATCGGGTGCCCCCAAAATTCGGGCAATGGAAATTATCGATGAGATGGAAATTGTGAAACGCGGTGTATATGGAGGCGCAGTCGGTTATCTCTCATTTTCAGGAGATATGGATGTAGCAATTGCTATTCGTACAGGAGTTATCCGCAATGGGGTACTGCATTCTCAAGCTGGGGCTGGTGTAGTAGCAGATTCAGACCCAACAGCCGAATGGAAAGAAACGGAAGCTAAAGCGCGCGCAGTTTTGACCGCAGCCGATCTAGTACAAGGAGGACTCGATGCTCCTAATGATTGA
- a CDS encoding anthranilate synthase component II, with protein sequence MLLMIDNYDSFTYNLVQYFAELGEEVKVFRNDEITVEDIAKLNPARICISPGPCSPAEAGISVETIKRYAGQIPILGVCLGHQAIGEAFGGRVIRAQKVIHGKTDSIHHTGVGVFKNLPDPFKVTRYHSLAIEKSSLPPSLEVTATSSNGEIMGVRHRELAVEGVQFHPESILSEHGHALLKNFLQNN encoded by the coding sequence ATGCTCCTAATGATTGATAACTATGACTCGTTTACTTATAACCTCGTACAGTATTTTGCTGAACTAGGTGAAGAGGTAAAAGTCTTTCGCAATGATGAAATTACTGTAGAGGACATTGCTAAGCTCAATCCTGCTCGCATCTGCATCTCTCCAGGCCCATGCAGTCCTGCTGAGGCTGGCATTTCTGTTGAAACCATCAAGCGTTATGCTGGTCAAATTCCGATTCTTGGTGTTTGCTTAGGGCACCAAGCCATTGGCGAGGCATTCGGCGGCAGGGTGATTCGCGCACAGAAAGTGATACATGGCAAAACAGATAGCATTCATCACACTGGTGTGGGCGTATTTAAAAATTTACCCGATCCATTCAAGGTAACTCGCTACCACTCATTGGCGATTGAGAAAAGCTCATTACCCCCTTCCCTAGAAGTTACTGCAACATCTTCCAATGGAGAAATCATGGGTGTACGCCATCGCGAACTTGCTGTAGAGGGCGTGCAATTTCATCCCGAATCGATTCTTTCCGAGCATGGACATGCCCTGCTCAAGAATTTTTTGCAAAATAATTAA
- the trpD gene encoding anthranilate phosphoribosyltransferase produces the protein MPITPQEALQRCIEHRELFHDEMTDMMRLIMSGEMAPELVAGLLVALRTKKETVGEVAAAAQVMREFATSVHVDDRSHLVDVVGTGGDGAHTFNISTAAMFVAAGAGAKIAKHGNRSVSSKSGSADVLEALGVNLALSADQVARCILTVGAGFMFAPNHRPAMKNVVPIRKQLGVRTIFNILGPLTNPADAKRILMGVFHPDLVGIQARVLQALGMEHALVVYGRDGLDEISLEGPTLVGELKDGVVHEYEIHPQDFGLTPAPTNNFKVANAEESKKIVLDVLNGLPGPASDIVCLNAGATLYVAGVAKDIASGIVLAREAITSGAALHKVDEFVAATQSK, from the coding sequence ATGCCAATTACCCCTCAAGAAGCCCTACAACGTTGTATTGAACACCGCGAACTCTTTCATGACGAAATGACAGATATGATGCGTCTGATCATGAGTGGTGAAATGGCACCCGAATTAGTTGCCGGTTTGTTGGTAGCATTGCGCACCAAAAAAGAAACTGTTGGGGAAGTTGCTGCTGCCGCACAAGTGATGCGTGAATTTGCAACATCAGTACATGTAGATGACCGCAGTCATTTAGTTGACGTCGTAGGCACTGGTGGAGATGGAGCGCATACTTTTAACATCTCAACAGCTGCGATGTTTGTTGCTGCGGGTGCTGGCGCCAAGATCGCTAAACATGGTAACCGTAGTGTGAGCAGTAAATCAGGGAGCGCCGATGTTTTAGAAGCGCTAGGGGTCAATCTAGCACTTTCTGCTGATCAAGTAGCTCGCTGTATATTAACTGTTGGCGCAGGATTTATGTTCGCCCCAAATCATCGCCCGGCGATGAAGAATGTAGTGCCCATCCGTAAACAGCTAGGCGTTAGGACTATATTTAATATCCTAGGCCCTCTCACCAATCCTGCTGATGCCAAACGTATTTTGATGGGCGTGTTTCATCCTGACCTAGTAGGCATTCAGGCACGGGTATTGCAGGCTTTAGGAATGGAACATGCTTTGGTAGTCTACGGCCGCGATGGTCTTGATGAGATTTCTCTAGAGGGCCCAACTCTAGTTGGCGAGCTCAAAGATGGCGTAGTACATGAATATGAAATTCATCCTCAGGACTTTGGTTTAACTCCAGCTCCAACCAATAATTTTAAAGTGGCTAATGCTGAGGAGTCTAAAAAAATAGTGTTAGATGTTCTCAATGGCCTGCCAGGGCCAGCAAGTGACATCGTCTGCCTAAATGCCGGAGCTACGCTATATGTGGCTGGTGTGGCCAAAGATATTGCTAGCGGTATTGTGTTGGCTAGAGAGGCCATTACTTCTGGAGCAGCACTTCATAAAGTAGACGAATTTGTTGCAGCAACTCAATCTAAATAA
- the trpC gene encoding indole-3-glycerol phosphate synthase TrpC has protein sequence MSDILDKIVATKKIEIASCLQHLSLANQHEQAEANNQDAPLKPRGFIRAIEDKISAGKAGVITEIKKASPSKGILRENFVPAEIAKAYEKHGAACLSVLTDVHYFQGCNAYLQQARSACDIPALRKDFTIDPYQVYEARAIGADAILLIVACLELNQMKELEACAHELGLDVLVEVHNAPELEQALELKTSLLGINNRNLKTFEVTLQTTLSLLSMIPSNKTLVTESGILNRADVELMRKNQINAFLVGEAFMRAANPGEALSELFS, from the coding sequence ATGAGCGATATCCTCGATAAAATTGTTGCAACCAAAAAGATTGAGATTGCTAGCTGCCTGCAGCATTTATCACTCGCCAATCAACACGAGCAGGCAGAAGCCAATAATCAAGATGCCCCCCTAAAGCCAAGAGGCTTTATTCGTGCAATTGAAGATAAAATTTCTGCTGGCAAAGCAGGAGTCATTACAGAAATTAAAAAGGCGAGTCCAAGCAAAGGAATTTTGCGTGAAAACTTTGTACCTGCCGAGATAGCAAAAGCTTACGAGAAACATGGTGCTGCTTGTTTATCAGTTTTAACCGATGTTCATTATTTCCAAGGTTGTAATGCCTACCTCCAACAAGCTCGCTCTGCATGCGACATCCCAGCATTGCGCAAGGATTTCACAATAGATCCTTATCAGGTCTATGAAGCACGTGCAATTGGTGCCGACGCCATCTTATTAATTGTGGCTTGTTTAGAACTGAATCAAATGAAGGAGCTTGAGGCATGCGCCCACGAATTAGGCCTGGATGTTCTTGTAGAAGTTCACAATGCTCCAGAATTAGAGCAAGCTCTGGAACTCAAAACATCTCTGCTTGGAATCAATAATCGCAATCTTAAAACCTTTGAGGTAACGCTACAAACCACCCTCTCACTTCTGTCTATGATTCCAAGCAATAAAACCTTGGTAACTGAGTCCGGGATCCTGAACCGTGCAGATGTAGAACTCATGCGTAAAAATCAAATAAATGCATTCCTTGTGGGCGAGGCATTTATGCGCGCCGCCAATCCAGGCGAGGCGCTCAGTGAGCTGTTTTCTTAG
- the ychF gene encoding redox-regulated ATPase YchF: protein MSLKCGIVGLPNVGKSTLFNALTKAGIAAENYPFCTIEPNVGVVEVPDPRLAALAEIVKPERILPAAVEFVDIAGLVAGASKGEGLGNQFLANIRETDAITHVVRCFEDPNVIHVAGKIDPIADIGVIDTELALSDLATVKKTLNRSTKAAKSGNDKEAAALVTALTKIQAHLDSALLVRSLNLSDDEKLLIKPLCLITAKPAMYVANVKEDGFSDNPHLEAVKQHAAKENAPVVAVCAAIEAEIADLDDADKIEFLADLGMDEPGLDRVIRAGYSLLGLQMYFTAGVKEVRAWTICVGDTAPQAAGVIHTDFERGFIRAQTISYEDFVKFKGEAGAKEAGKMRAEGKEYIVKDGDVLNFLFNV, encoded by the coding sequence ATGTCTTTGAAATGTGGCATCGTTGGCCTGCCTAATGTCGGCAAATCTACCCTCTTTAATGCGCTTACCAAGGCTGGAATCGCAGCAGAAAACTATCCTTTCTGCACGATTGAGCCCAATGTAGGTGTTGTTGAGGTCCCTGACCCTCGTCTAGCCGCATTGGCTGAGATCGTGAAGCCTGAGCGCATCCTGCCGGCAGCTGTTGAGTTTGTCGACATTGCTGGCCTTGTTGCCGGAGCATCAAAAGGTGAGGGTCTTGGCAACCAGTTTTTGGCGAATATTCGCGAAACTGACGCTATTACCCATGTGGTGCGTTGTTTCGAGGATCCAAACGTCATTCACGTTGCAGGAAAAATCGATCCGATTGCGGATATCGGGGTCATTGATACTGAATTGGCCTTATCTGACTTAGCTACGGTCAAGAAAACTTTAAATCGCTCCACTAAAGCAGCTAAGTCTGGTAATGACAAAGAGGCGGCCGCCTTGGTAACTGCTCTGACTAAGATTCAAGCACATTTGGATTCCGCTTTACTAGTTCGTAGCTTAAATCTCAGTGACGATGAAAAGTTATTAATTAAGCCCTTGTGCTTGATTACCGCAAAGCCTGCCATGTATGTTGCAAACGTGAAAGAAGATGGCTTTTCTGACAATCCTCATCTTGAGGCGGTGAAGCAACATGCTGCTAAAGAGAATGCTCCAGTTGTGGCTGTTTGCGCCGCTATTGAGGCAGAAATTGCTGACTTAGATGATGCTGACAAAATTGAGTTTTTGGCAGATTTAGGTATGGATGAGCCAGGCTTAGATCGTGTTATTCGGGCGGGTTATTCCTTGCTGGGCTTGCAGATGTATTTCACCGCAGGAGTTAAAGAAGTTCGGGCATGGACTATCTGCGTAGGTGATACAGCCCCCCAAGCAGCTGGTGTCATTCATACTGACTTTGAGCGTGGCTTTATTCGTGCGCAGACAATTTCTTACGAGGACTTTGTGAAGTTCAAGGGGGAAGCGGGAGCTAAGGAGGCTGGCAAAATGCGCGCAGAAGGTAAGGAATACATCGTCAAGGATGGTGACGTCTTAAACTTCTTATTTAACGTATAA
- a CDS encoding FAD-dependent monooxygenase: MSEVHTNLPFRPLTPSLQNKTADVVVVGGGIVGKACALGLAQSGLQTIEIAPDLGQSIPSPQGSHWGQRIYAFSPSTQKLLAQLQIWDAIDHGRLQTVRDMRIYGDRGGKEDYLHLSAFEAGTPQLAWIGESDLIEHTIDQASRFQNKLERISDVVKKVNVDSEKTALHLKNGGTISAKLIIAADGANSPIRNELGITVSEESYAQSAVVANWSCAYPHLKTAFQWFLPGGDIVAMLPLPGKQVSMVWSTSPENTADLLKLSQTQWADQFAFIANGAILKQLGELKLYSIPIAFPLRKIRAERFIGPEASPKVVLIGDAAHVMHPLAGQGLNLGLRDVAVLLNTLSKRESFRQPNDLVLLRRYERQRQGDTSALLWVTDKLKKLFSATSNTKRQLRNWGLDLVNKSHFIKQRLIERALGEIGFE; the protein is encoded by the coding sequence ATGTCAGAAGTTCATACAAATCTACCTTTCAGACCACTAACCCCATCCCTCCAAAATAAGACCGCTGACGTGGTAGTGGTTGGCGGAGGCATTGTGGGTAAGGCTTGTGCCCTGGGGCTTGCTCAGTCAGGACTTCAGACTATTGAAATTGCCCCTGATTTGGGGCAAAGCATCCCCAGTCCGCAGGGCAGTCATTGGGGGCAGAGAATTTACGCGTTTTCACCGAGCACCCAAAAATTACTAGCCCAACTTCAAATTTGGGATGCAATAGATCATGGTCGGCTACAGACGGTCAGAGATATGCGGATCTATGGCGACAGGGGCGGAAAAGAAGATTACCTTCATCTGTCTGCATTTGAAGCAGGCACACCACAACTTGCTTGGATTGGTGAATCCGACTTAATTGAGCACACCATTGATCAGGCTTCTCGTTTTCAAAATAAATTAGAGCGTATAAGTGATGTTGTAAAAAAGGTTAATGTTGACTCCGAAAAAACTGCCCTGCATTTAAAAAACGGCGGAACAATCAGCGCGAAATTAATCATCGCAGCTGATGGCGCAAACTCTCCAATTCGCAATGAGCTTGGGATTACAGTCAGCGAAGAGAGTTATGCACAAAGTGCTGTGGTTGCCAATTGGTCATGCGCTTACCCTCATCTAAAGACCGCTTTTCAATGGTTCTTACCCGGTGGTGATATTGTTGCCATGCTGCCATTACCTGGAAAACAAGTTTCCATGGTTTGGTCCACCTCGCCTGAGAATACGGCAGATTTATTAAAGTTAAGCCAAACACAATGGGCAGATCAATTTGCATTTATTGCTAATGGAGCAATTCTGAAACAGCTAGGTGAACTCAAGCTGTACTCAATTCCAATTGCCTTCCCATTAAGAAAAATTCGCGCCGAGCGTTTTATTGGTCCTGAAGCCTCTCCGAAAGTTGTGCTGATCGGAGATGCGGCACATGTCATGCATCCGCTGGCTGGTCAAGGCCTGAATCTAGGTCTACGAGATGTAGCGGTGCTGCTAAATACTCTGAGCAAGAGAGAATCCTTTCGTCAGCCAAATGATCTAGTGTTGCTACGACGTTATGAACGACAACGGCAGGGAGATACCAGCGCACTCTTATGGGTCACCGATAAGCTAAAGAAATTATTTTCTGCGACTAGCAATACAAAGCGCCAACTTCGCAACTGGGGACTAGATCTTGTGAATAAAAGCCATTTTATAAAACAGCGCTTAATTGAACGCGCTTTGGGAGAAATTGGTTTTGAATAA